The genomic DNA TATATCCATAATTAAGTGCAGAATTAACACCGTCATCACTGAATCTTTTAAATGAATTTCCGAATAATTCCTGAAAATATATCCTCGAGGCTATTGCTTCCTGATGTTCGGCATCCGTCTTTTTTAATCTGATATTATCAATATACATTGACAATCTGTTTATTGCTGTTTCTGATTTTTCAAGAAATTTTAAAAGCTCTCTTTGATTTTCTATTTTTTTTATGACTATTTCCGACCATATTTCTTCTTTTTTCTTTTCTGACCATTTTATTTGCTCATTAATTCTGGTAGTTACTTGAAAATGATTATACAGTCCCATAGAATGAAGAGCAGGCTGATGTTTTTCATTACATATTATAAGAGGAATATTGTTTTCCACCAATTTCAACTGTAATACTCCTGTTATTCTACACTTACAATTTTCAATAACAACTGCCATCACATCATTAAGTGAAATCCTGTCAATTTTATTGTTATCATCTTCATCAATCATTACAAGCTGATTATTGGAAATTGATAAATCATCAGCTCTCGTTATATGAATTATATTTGACACTTTTCTTCAGCTCCTTCAAATACACAGTATTACAATTTCTTTGTTAATATTTTTTCAATTAATTTTACGACATATTCAGAATTATAGTGCTCTAATTCTAACACTGAAACTTTTTTAGGATTTATCAAATTTTTTATTTCAAATAAAGTTTTACTATTATCTGGGCAATTATCTGACAATCTAAACTTTCTTTTTAAATTATTATAATTTAAATCCACATCTTTCTTAAATACTTCAAATACACTATTATATGTGGAATTATTATATCTTGTACTATACTCCATCACTTCAGAAACCTTATCTATCTGCTCTGCAATACTGTATTTTTTAAAAGGTTCTCTTATAATATAAAAATGCGAAATATAGTTTCTAATACTTTTTTTCTCTGGTTTATTAATTTCAGAATTTTCTGATAAATTAATTCCAAATTTCAAGCAAATTTTCACTAATTTTGGGTAATCTTTAAAATTATAGTATGAAGTTGCAAAATCCAATTCTCTACCCTTTGTCTTGTCATTTTTGTCTATATATTTATACTTAGGATATGGCGATGATCTATTCTCATTCCTATTATTTTCTAACTCTATAATATCTAAATAATTTAATCCGTTTACAATATAATGCATATCTCTTTCAAATCTAGCCATTTGAATGGCAAGTTTCCAATTTATATCTATTAAATAACTTTCTATTTTATTTAAGTAGTTAAATTCTACCAAGTCTCTAACTCTTTTATATTCAGAAACTTCATTATAATTTTCTTTCAATTTTTCAAAAGACTCATATTTTTTATGTTTTATATTTTGAATAAAGAAACAACTATTTTGTTCCAATTTATCTTTATATTTTTCTTTGTATTCTTTAGAATACCCATTCAATTTATTATTTAAATATTTCAATATTTCATCAATTTCAAATATTTCATTATTTCTAATATTATTATCAAATAACACTTTTGTATCAACTACTTTTATATCTTCTGAAATTAGTTCATATATATTATCAAAATTTGGATTTCCAATATTTAAAAATAAATTCTTTTTGTAAATATATAACTCATTCTTATTTTTCTCTGGATAATATACTTTTTCAAATTTATCTTCATTTTCTATTAAGTTATCAATTATTTCTTTATACTTTTTCAAAAATTTTGAGTTAAATATTAATTTAAGTGCCTTTCTATTTTTTATTTTTTCTATAAATTTATCTATTTCAGATATTATATCTACACTATTTAAATTTTTAGGATTAATCTTCGGCATTAATATTTTTTTCTCATTTCTATCTAAATTATCTGCTTTTATTTTTATTTTTGTATCATCTTCAAAATTCACAATTTGATTAAATTTTCTATCTAATATTTTTTTTATTTCATAATCATTTATGAATTTACTTTTAATATTTTCTTTTATATCTTCATAGTATTTACCAAAAAATTCCCTTTTTGTCAGTAAAAATTCTTCCTCTATAAGTTCCATTTTTTCAATAAATTTTTTTAAATCTAGTTTCCAATTTTCTGTTATCCATTCCGTTTTTAATGTATTTATTTGCATTATTTCATCTAAAACTTCTATAATATTCTGATATTCTTGTCTATCTAACCAAACTGATATTGCAAATAATCGATTTCTAATTTT from Leptotrichia sp. OH3620_COT-345 includes the following:
- the cas1 gene encoding type II CRISPR-associated endonuclease Cas1 gives rise to the protein MSNIIHITRADDLSISNNQLVMIDEDDNNKIDRISLNDVMAVVIENCKCRITGVLQLKLVENNIPLIICNEKHQPALHSMGLYNHFQVTTRINEQIKWSEKKKEEIWSEIVIKKIENQRELLKFLEKSETAINRLSMYIDNIRLKKTDAEHQEAIASRIYFQELFGNSFKRFSDDGVNSALNYGYMILRTLISSKIVGKGFHPSLGIHHKSQFNSYNLSDDIIEIFRPMVDFVVYFNKTEEIRLSKELRQKLLTVLKQKVYWKDKKYDLSQVIDYFIDNIRNYFVDESVEAEIPDVRIEDYEY